The sequence GGCATGCCGGCCGCATCATCGGCCAGCTGGAATTCCGCAGCTTCTCCGACTGGGACAAGCTGGGCTATGTACACCTGTTCTACCTGATCCCGGAATACCGCGGCATCGGCATCTTCGACCAGTTGCACCGCTTTGTCGAGGACCGGCTGATCATGGCCGGCTGCAGCGGCGCTGTGCTGAGCGCCAGCAAAACCAACCTGCCGGCGCTCAAGGTCTACGAGCGCCACGGCTGGTACTGGCTGGGACCGAATCCCAGGCACGCCATGCTGGATTTCTACCGCATTGACTTCAACTGAGGCCCTTATTTGGCAGGGCTGTCTACGGCTTCGGCACGCACAATGGTAGTGTGGTCGACTTCATCTTCATTACCGACATCGAGCTCAGCCCTGACTGCGTACAAGGCCCCCTTAGGTACTACGATCGTCAGGATTTCATCGTACTCGGCGCCAGGCTCGATTTCATAGCCGTCCAGGTAGCGCTTCAGCAGATCGCTGCTGTATAGCAGCGGCAAGGCGTCCAGCCGCATGATGCCGTCCTTGGCGTCGCCGGGAATTTTCCGGACTGTGACCAGCAAGCCATCCTCGCCCGGCTTCACCACTACCTTGCCGATGTTCTTCGGTTTGACGTGGATGATCAGCAGGCTCTGGGTATCGCTGTACGCTCTGCTTTCAGCTGACACCAGCACTTGGACATTGGTGTCAGTACTGCCAACAACTGCAAATTGGTAAAAAGCCCAAATGCCGCCGGTGATAATAGCGATGATCGTGACGGATTTGAGGAGAAAGTCGGTCCAGTCGCGTGCTTTCTGAAGATCCATAGAATGTGTTTTCCGCTATTTTTTAAAATTCGACTTCGCCAGAGATAATTTCCTGGCTGCAATTCCAATAAACGCTGAACGGCGGGAAAAGGTTGACTGGCTGGGGATAAATTGGAAGCCGCGGTTGCGGCGAGCGGAAGTGCGGGAGGATAGGAATAAGGCAGGTGCACAGTTACGATGCACCTGCTTGCAGCTAGGTGGCCCGGCTCAGGCCGGGCGGCGCTCAGCGCATGTTGCCGGTGTGGCCCAGCGAATAACGGCCAGGCTGCGGCCACACGGTCAAGCCATGCGGCTCCATGCCGACCGGGATCGACTTGACTTCGCCGCTGGTGGTGTCGATGGCGTACACCACGTCGTCGAAGCGGCCGGACAGCCACAGCATCTTGCCGTCGGCGCTGACGTTGCCCATGTCCGGGCTGCCGCCGCCGGGAATCGGCCAGGTATTGAGGACTTTGCGGGTAGCGAAATCGATCACCGAGACGCTGCCCTTGCCCTTGCGCGGGCCGTGCACCTTGTTGGAGCCGCGGTTGGCCACATACAGCTTGCTGCCGTCGCGGCTAGGATACAGGCCGTGGGTGCCGATGCCGGTCTTGATGAAATCGATCTTGGTGAAGTTTTCGCCATCCACCACGAACACGCCGTCGGCCATCATGTCGGCCACATAAAACACCTTGCCGTCCGGCGAGATGCGGATGTCCTGCGGCATGCCTTTCTTGGCCAGCTGCAGATAGCCGACCACCTTATGGTTGACCATGTCGATCTTGGCCAGGCTGCCTTCGAATTCGCAGGTGAACAGTGCGTACTTGCCGTCTATCGAGAAATCGGCATGGTTGATGCCCTTACACTGCGGCACTTCGATGCTCGATTCCAGCTTCATGGTATGGGCATTGCGGAAATCCAGGCGCGCATGCGCTTCGACGACGACGATGGCCTGCTTGCCGTCCGGCGTGAAATACATATTGTAGGGATCGTCCACCATCACTTCCTTGCCCGGCTTGCCGGTCAGGGGATCGATAGGGGTCAGGCTGCCGTCGGGACGGCCTTCGGCATTGTTGGCGACCCACAGGGTTTTCAGGTCCCAGGCCGGCACCACGTGCTGCGGGCTGTAGCCGACCTTGAATTTGTCGACCACCTTGAGCGTAGCCGGATCGATCACATACACTTCATTCGAGCGCAGGTTAGGCACATACACGCGCGGCAGGGCGCCTGCCACGGCCGGACTGAAATGGCCGGCGGCGGCTTCGCTGTACAGATTGGCCGGATTGACTACCGGCGGCATGCCGGCCACGGTGGCGACTGCCGGGTTTGCAGCAACGGCAGGTGCGGCGGCAGCAGCGGCGCCGGCCAGGCACAAGCCGGCGATGCCGGCGGCCAGCCGGGTTAAACGATGCTGGAATAAACGATGAGACGAAAATTGCATGACAGTTCCTTTGATCGAGTGCAGCGTAGTAAATAGGGGAGGCTGGCGCATTAGCGCGCGGCGGTGTCTTTCTTGAGCGCGGCGACGGTGCGCGAAATGATCGCATCGATGCCGAGCTGGCCCAGTTCAGCCGTGGAGCGGCGTGGATCGCCGCCGTACACGCCGTCCGCCAGGCCGAGTTTCGGCGCATTGCGCAAGCGGTCCTGGCGCACCATCTGCGGCGCTACCGCCAGTTGCAGCGAGGTGTCCGCCAGGCCGGCATGGGTGCCGATCTCGTCGTCGCGGAAGCCGCGCTGGCGCAGGAGCTTGGCGTAG comes from Collimonas pratensis and encodes:
- a CDS encoding GNAT family N-acetyltransferase, which encodes MDIQYKKIDPNSNFSRALAFRQDSFVCSFGSDEEFWKEVGEEGCTYRDKMEQRKDDEAWCYYHVWHAGRIIGQLEFRSFSDWDKLGYVHLFYLIPEYRGIGIFDQLHRFVEDRLIMAGCSGAVLSASKTNLPALKVYERHGWYWLGPNPRHAMLDFYRIDFN
- a CDS encoding YncE family protein, producing the protein MQFSSHRLFQHRLTRLAAGIAGLCLAGAAAAAAPAVAANPAVATVAGMPPVVNPANLYSEAAAGHFSPAVAGALPRVYVPNLRSNEVYVIDPATLKVVDKFKVGYSPQHVVPAWDLKTLWVANNAEGRPDGSLTPIDPLTGKPGKEVMVDDPYNMYFTPDGKQAIVVVEAHARLDFRNAHTMKLESSIEVPQCKGINHADFSIDGKYALFTCEFEGSLAKIDMVNHKVVGYLQLAKKGMPQDIRISPDGKVFYVADMMADGVFVVDGENFTKIDFIKTGIGTHGLYPSRDGSKLYVANRGSNKVHGPRKGKGSVSVIDFATRKVLNTWPIPGGGSPDMGNVSADGKMLWLSGRFDDVVYAIDTTSGEVKSIPVGMEPHGLTVWPQPGRYSLGHTGNMR